From Humisphaera borealis, the proteins below share one genomic window:
- a CDS encoding aminotransferase class V-fold PLP-dependent enzyme: MQKAPAPLAPDLRSLWQLKSDVTFLNHGSFGAVAGEVAAVADDWRRRIEAEPIELLGRKWRSLLDGAVAPVAAFLNAATASVGFVTNATEGVNCVLRSLRLLPGDELLTTNHVYHAVRQAMKYTAAQSGAVYREVAVPLPLTSAEDITSAIVGGLSDRTKLLVLDHITSPTAIVFPIEAIAKVCKRRGVALLVDGAHAPGMVPLDLTSLGESGVTYYTGNLHKWCCAPKGTAFVWARADIRDDIHPAVVSHWYGDGFAAEFHWQGTRDHSGWLSAGAAIDFLGRFGWDNVRRHNHQMATWAHDMLCQRLNVTPVSPLDGSLLGSMATVPLPAFFQRLDDAQFTILQQSLYTDFRIEVPLVTWNKQRFVRAACQIYNVPHDYERLADVLNASSKS; the protein is encoded by the coding sequence ATGCAGAAAGCCCCCGCACCACTCGCACCCGACCTGCGTTCACTCTGGCAACTGAAGTCGGACGTAACGTTCCTGAATCACGGCTCGTTCGGTGCCGTGGCCGGGGAAGTCGCGGCCGTCGCCGACGACTGGCGGCGACGCATCGAGGCCGAGCCGATCGAGCTGCTCGGCCGCAAGTGGCGATCCCTTCTCGACGGCGCCGTCGCTCCCGTTGCAGCGTTCTTGAACGCCGCAACGGCGTCGGTGGGGTTCGTGACGAACGCCACCGAAGGGGTCAACTGCGTGCTGCGATCGTTGCGCCTTTTGCCGGGCGACGAACTGCTGACGACGAACCACGTGTATCACGCGGTCCGGCAGGCGATGAAATACACGGCCGCGCAGTCCGGCGCGGTCTACCGAGAGGTCGCGGTCCCGCTGCCGCTGACCTCGGCCGAAGACATCACCAGCGCGATCGTCGGCGGTCTGAGCGACCGCACAAAGCTGCTTGTGCTCGATCACATCACCTCGCCCACGGCGATTGTGTTCCCGATCGAGGCAATCGCAAAAGTCTGCAAGCGTCGCGGCGTTGCGCTGCTCGTCGACGGCGCACACGCCCCCGGCATGGTGCCGCTCGACCTGACATCTCTCGGCGAATCCGGCGTTACCTACTACACCGGCAACCTGCACAAGTGGTGCTGCGCTCCCAAGGGCACGGCGTTTGTCTGGGCGCGGGCTGACATCCGTGACGACATTCATCCCGCCGTCGTCAGCCATTGGTACGGCGACGGCTTCGCCGCCGAGTTTCATTGGCAGGGGACGCGCGACCACAGCGGCTGGCTGTCGGCCGGCGCTGCGATTGATTTCCTCGGCCGCTTCGGCTGGGACAACGTCCGACGTCATAACCACCAGATGGCGACATGGGCACACGACATGCTGTGCCAACGCCTGAATGTCACGCCAGTCTCACCACTCGACGGGTCACTGCTTGGCAGCATGGCGACAGTACCCCTGCCTGCCTTCTTCCAACGGCTGGACGACGCACAGTTCACCATCCTTCAGCAGTCGCTCTACACCGACTTCAGGATCGAAGTGCCGCTGGTCACCTGGAACAAGCAGCGGTTCGTACGGGCGGCGTGCCAGATCTACAACGTGCCTCATGATTACGAACGGCTGGCGGACGTACTGAACGCCTCCAGCAAGTCCTAG
- a CDS encoding GTP-binding protein, whose amino-acid sequence MVRIVGPPGAGKTALVEASLRRFKGKRRVSVIVVNPAADRDANLLRPLGAGAIPIIAAVPDTAAVARAVESIDPETVDLILLEACGGITPFPDTGETAVVAVLGVSGGDDKAAEYASLVSRAELVLLTKTDLLAFIRFSSAQFNSDVRRLNPSAPVLEVSTINTHGLDEWTNWLDNKISAARSRHRDSSACGPELFVG is encoded by the coding sequence ATGGTTCGCATTGTCGGTCCGCCGGGCGCGGGAAAGACGGCGCTGGTTGAAGCCTCTCTGAGAAGATTCAAGGGCAAGCGGCGGGTTTCTGTGATCGTCGTCAATCCCGCGGCCGACCGCGACGCCAACCTGCTTCGTCCCCTTGGCGCCGGTGCGATCCCGATCATTGCCGCCGTACCAGATACCGCTGCGGTGGCCCGGGCGGTCGAGTCGATCGACCCAGAGACGGTTGACCTGATCCTGCTGGAGGCCTGCGGCGGTATCACCCCGTTCCCCGACACCGGCGAGACCGCCGTCGTCGCCGTTCTTGGCGTCAGCGGCGGGGACGACAAGGCCGCCGAGTACGCGAGCCTGGTAAGCCGGGCGGAACTTGTGCTGCTGACCAAGACCGACCTGCTCGCGTTCATCAGGTTCAGCAGCGCTCAGTTCAACAGCGACGTGCGACGGTTGAATCCTTCAGCCCCCGTTCTTGAGGTGTCCACGATCAACACCCACGGCTTGGACGAGTGGACGAATTGGCTGGACAACAAGATTTCTGCCGCCCGCAGTCGCCATCGTGACTCGTCGGCGTGCGGACCCGAGTTGTTTGTCGGATAG
- a CDS encoding sensor histidine kinase: MSNRRNPTTPSKPKRPRDKGGRSSRTTRAGRKAVPATDTEGHLAGGDPHAIRQRIAAELSGRRLPESTRALLRQLDAWAAMFAGAGASLLLSASSAGQSGATEEAPTDPASPNGDTRSDLETRVAERTAELTDVNRLLSEVIARRERVEQSLRESEALTRAIFDTAVDAIITIDDRGSISNLNHSAERLFGYLSEELVGKNVNVLMPDPYAGEHDSYLNRYLRTGEARVIGIGREVMGKRKDGSVFPLDLAVSEVRFGAKRTFTGVVRDLTERKQLEREIMEATEREQRRIGQDLHDGLGQQLTGIGFMTETLSHQLTQCRHPLAEEAGKITALVGEAIRQSRGLAHGLYPVEPQPGGLAHALRLLSDSVTDAYKVKCTVHDGQVPAFADRTAPSHLYRIAQEAVNNAVRHGRARSIKISLMSERRGVTLRIRDDGKGFQGEMNDSGAIPAGIGLRTMRHRSHLIGGTLTVRQCKPGVEVVCHLPKSPASR; the protein is encoded by the coding sequence ATGAGCAACCGCCGCAACCCGACCACGCCGTCAAAACCCAAGCGGCCGCGTGATAAGGGCGGACGCAGTTCGCGAACCACGCGCGCTGGGCGGAAGGCGGTGCCTGCGACCGACACCGAGGGACACCTCGCCGGCGGTGACCCGCACGCCATCCGCCAGCGGATTGCCGCCGAACTGTCTGGCCGACGACTACCGGAATCGACTCGAGCCCTCCTGCGTCAGCTCGATGCCTGGGCCGCAATGTTCGCCGGGGCCGGCGCGAGCCTGCTTCTGTCGGCGTCGTCCGCCGGGCAGTCCGGCGCAACGGAAGAAGCCCCAACCGATCCCGCGAGTCCCAACGGCGACACGCGATCCGACCTGGAGACGCGAGTCGCCGAGCGCACCGCAGAACTGACGGACGTCAATCGTCTGCTCAGCGAAGTCATTGCCCGGCGGGAACGCGTCGAGCAATCTCTTCGCGAAAGCGAAGCGCTGACCCGCGCCATTTTCGATACCGCGGTCGATGCGATCATCACCATCGACGACCGCGGCTCGATCTCCAACCTCAACCATTCCGCCGAACGCCTGTTCGGGTACTTGAGCGAAGAACTCGTCGGGAAGAACGTAAACGTGCTCATGCCCGATCCCTACGCCGGCGAGCATGACAGCTACCTGAATCGATACCTGCGGACGGGTGAAGCCAGAGTCATCGGCATCGGCCGCGAGGTCATGGGCAAGCGGAAGGACGGCTCAGTCTTTCCACTGGATCTTGCCGTCAGCGAAGTTCGATTCGGCGCGAAGAGGACCTTCACGGGCGTCGTTCGCGACCTGACCGAACGTAAGCAGCTCGAACGCGAGATCATGGAAGCGACCGAACGTGAACAGCGACGAATCGGTCAGGATCTGCACGACGGCCTCGGCCAGCAGCTGACGGGGATCGGCTTCATGACCGAAACACTAAGCCATCAACTCACCCAGTGCCGACATCCGCTTGCCGAAGAGGCCGGAAAGATCACCGCGCTGGTCGGCGAAGCAATTCGCCAGTCCCGGGGGCTGGCCCACGGTCTGTATCCAGTTGAACCACAGCCCGGCGGGTTGGCCCATGCCCTGCGGTTGCTGAGTGATTCGGTGACGGACGCGTACAAGGTCAAGTGCACGGTTCACGACGGCCAGGTGCCGGCGTTCGCCGATCGAACCGCACCTTCGCACTTATATCGGATTGCCCAGGAAGCCGTGAACAATGCCGTCCGGCACGGCCGGGCGCGGTCGATCAAAATCTCGCTGATGTCCGAACGCCGCGGGGTAACGCTGCGGATCAGAGACGACGGTAAAGGCTTCCAGGGGGAGATGAACGATTCGGGCGCAATTCCGGCGGGAATCGGCCTGCGGACGATGCGGCACCGCTCCCACCTGATCGGGGGTACCCTCACGGTCCGGCAGTGCAAGCCCGGCGTGGAAGTCGTGTGCCACCTACCCAAATCGCCCGCGAGCCGGTAA
- a CDS encoding cytidylate kinase-like family protein, which yields MTGSRSGVSLSGSLGSLALMGAVKSAALTEGREHHGITPHVIPFVTISRQAGAGGHTLATKLAALMTDVDRPGPSEAHWAVWDQELVEKVARDHGLDEAAVATLEEGHHPWFADLLAGLVGQDPAKPDEFKVYKRVAAAIRGLARLGRAVIVGRGGAFITRDLPGGIHIRLIAPRTVRVSHMASLLHISEADAARKVDQLDHDREAFYRRYWPSASLSPDRFTLTINTAGLNEETLAEVVKPLIVAGLPAGTMVPY from the coding sequence ATGACCGGCTCAAGATCTGGCGTCTCTCTCAGCGGCAGTTTGGGATCACTGGCACTTATGGGCGCGGTAAAGTCCGCAGCCCTGACCGAAGGCCGTGAACATCACGGCATCACGCCGCACGTAATCCCCTTCGTCACGATCAGCCGGCAGGCGGGTGCCGGCGGGCACACACTGGCGACGAAGCTTGCGGCACTGATGACCGACGTCGATCGGCCCGGGCCGTCTGAGGCACACTGGGCGGTCTGGGATCAGGAGTTGGTCGAAAAGGTAGCCCGCGACCACGGCCTGGACGAAGCAGCCGTGGCAACCCTGGAAGAAGGACACCACCCCTGGTTCGCAGATCTTCTTGCGGGCCTTGTCGGGCAGGACCCCGCCAAGCCGGACGAGTTCAAGGTGTACAAGCGAGTCGCAGCAGCCATTCGCGGCCTTGCCCGACTCGGCCGGGCGGTTATCGTCGGCCGCGGCGGGGCGTTCATCACGCGTGACCTGCCCGGAGGCATTCACATCCGGCTCATCGCACCGCGGACCGTGCGCGTGAGCCACATGGCCTCGTTGCTGCACATCAGCGAAGCCGACGCGGCCCGAAAGGTTGACCAGCTCGACCACGATCGCGAAGCGTTCTACCGTCGCTATTGGCCGTCGGCCTCACTGTCACCTGATCGGTTCACGCTGACCATCAACACCGCCGGCCTGAACGAGGAGACGCTCGCCGAGGTCGTTAAGCCTCTGATTGTGGCGGGGCTGCCGGCGGGTACCATGGTTCCGTACTGA
- a CDS encoding response regulator, translated as MPAKKPSAASARTARSKATAAAPTVATAETNGKAEKSSSSKRRIFIVDDHPIVRQGLVQLINKEPDMEVVGEGEDVYESIRAIRTASPDLCLVDVSLKSGDGLELMKEIKSSNPEQAVLILSMHDEKLYAERALRAGARGYIMKQEPPQVLVNAIRNVLAGEIYVSPNMGATLLHRMVGSKTASNLTPMDRLTDRELEVFRMIGAGMRVRDIAEKLFLSAKTIEAHREHIKEKLGLKTSAELLRFAIRNTPDSN; from the coding sequence ATGCCAGCCAAAAAGCCATCCGCCGCTTCCGCCCGAACTGCCCGGTCCAAAGCCACGGCAGCAGCCCCGACGGTCGCCACGGCGGAGACCAACGGAAAGGCCGAAAAGAGCTCCAGTTCAAAGCGGCGGATATTTATCGTCGACGATCACCCCATTGTGCGTCAGGGCCTCGTTCAGCTGATCAACAAAGAGCCGGACATGGAAGTGGTCGGCGAAGGGGAGGACGTTTACGAGTCGATTCGTGCCATCCGCACTGCGTCGCCTGACCTGTGCCTGGTCGATGTCTCACTCAAGTCCGGCGACGGCCTGGAATTGATGAAAGAGATCAAGTCGTCGAACCCCGAGCAGGCGGTTCTCATCCTGTCGATGCACGACGAGAAGCTGTATGCCGAGCGTGCGCTCCGCGCCGGCGCACGCGGCTACATCATGAAGCAGGAGCCGCCGCAGGTGCTGGTCAACGCCATCCGCAACGTGCTGGCCGGAGAGATCTACGTCAGTCCGAACATGGGTGCGACACTCCTCCACCGGATGGTCGGCAGCAAGACCGCGAGCAACCTGACGCCGATGGATCGGCTGACCGATCGCGAGTTGGAAGTGTTCCGGATGATCGGTGCCGGCATGCGTGTTCGGGACATCGCAGAAAAGCTGTTCCTGAGCGCCAAGACGATTGAGGCACACCGCGAGCACATCAAGGAGAAACTGGGCCTCAAGACAAGCGCCGAGTTGCTCCGTTTCGCGATCCGAAACACACCCGATTCGAACTGA
- a CDS encoding phosphonatase-like hydrolase — MSSKISFICPDRIELVVFDIAGTTVNDRTPAGDAVNLCLRQSIEAAGVLVTRDAVNLVMGIQKPEAIRRLLIGAGREELLGRVDAIHDDFVIRMKRFYTSDPAVYPVVGAEDCFAVLRREGIKVALDTGFSRDITALILDRLGWRDGESIDASICSDEVAAGRPAPDMIRALMDRFGFSDVRRVAKVGDTPADLHEGTNTGCGLVVGVTGGTHTPEQMSPHPHTHLIHTVGEFPELLAGLGLHQR, encoded by the coding sequence ATGAGCTCAAAAATCTCATTCATCTGCCCCGATCGCATCGAACTGGTCGTCTTCGACATCGCGGGCACCACGGTCAATGACCGCACACCCGCCGGCGACGCGGTCAACCTTTGCCTCAGGCAGTCGATCGAGGCCGCCGGTGTTTTGGTGACGCGCGACGCGGTCAATCTCGTGATGGGAATTCAAAAGCCCGAGGCGATCCGCCGGTTGCTCATCGGTGCCGGTCGTGAAGAATTGCTCGGAAGGGTTGACGCCATCCACGACGACTTCGTCATCAGGATGAAGCGGTTTTACACCAGCGACCCGGCGGTTTATCCCGTCGTCGGTGCAGAGGACTGCTTTGCCGTCCTGCGACGCGAGGGCATCAAGGTGGCACTCGATACGGGGTTCAGCCGTGACATTACCGCACTGATTCTCGACCGACTCGGCTGGCGCGACGGCGAGTCGATCGATGCCAGCATCTGCTCGGACGAAGTCGCGGCAGGCAGGCCGGCGCCGGACATGATTCGTGCGCTGATGGATCGGTTCGGCTTCAGCGATGTTCGCCGGGTGGCGAAGGTCGGCGACACCCCCGCCGATCTGCACGAAGGAACCAACACCGGCTGCGGGCTGGTGGTCGGTGTGACCGGCGGGACACACACGCCGGAACAGATGTCGCCACATCCGCACACGCACCTGATTCACACCGTCGGCGAGTTCCCCGAGCTACTTGCGGGGCTTGGATTGCACCAGCGCTGA
- a CDS encoding type II toxin-antitoxin system ParD family antitoxin, which produces MPTGRKAGYRVDLPHHNPSGHTACVPLERLTSFANDCDNPLNMPTQNVNLTSQQSSFVKRGVKTGRYQNVSEVVRAGLRLLEQREREDQAKLRNLRRLVNEGLSDIDSNRFELITPENLDQFVQSVSAKSRRAQK; this is translated from the coding sequence TTGCCGACCGGCCGCAAGGCCGGCTACCGCGTGGACTTGCCACATCATAATCCCAGCGGCCACACGGCCTGCGTTCCGCTTGAAAGGTTGACAAGCTTTGCCAACGATTGCGATAATCCCCTGAACATGCCGACCCAGAACGTCAATCTCACCAGCCAGCAGTCCAGTTTCGTCAAACGCGGTGTAAAGACGGGCCGGTATCAGAATGTCAGCGAAGTGGTGCGCGCCGGTCTCCGCCTGCTGGAACAACGTGAACGCGAGGACCAGGCCAAGCTGCGAAATCTTCGGCGTCTGGTCAACGAAGGTCTGAGCGACATCGATAGCAATCGATTCGAACTCATCACCCCCGAGAACTTGGATCAATTCGTCCAATCGGTCAGCGCCAAGAGTCGGCGGGCACAGAAATGA
- a CDS encoding cytochrome c oxidase subunit II: MTLGYYSPTGQDASGYVMQPIPCRGCGQALQGLHEAHRCPQCGIPAGRSVQPGILRFAPPTWLGVVRSGLLLEFWTIITIIVLSVIGIAGGIVWVMGAFKSSKGPPDFQAMMGRSPLITVAIPIIGVIVSGLLTYGIWLITTPEPQPGAAYEGPKTRQTARGLALFSFAISATSVVIQMAGLLGDPIVVGVVQSVATLVSASSFVALLLVLAELSAYVPDIKLAARARTTGWCGGIGMAVMGAMQVLTAVMVGDGRQFASRGTPPGGAFMVAGCFNALVGLFVVVCYIIYLVTLYQVAGRVRQAKDYSQSILQQPKGQAPVPAQPVSPMPPQEL; encoded by the coding sequence ATGACCCTCGGCTACTACTCCCCAACCGGACAGGACGCCTCTGGTTACGTCATGCAACCCATTCCCTGCCGTGGCTGTGGGCAGGCTTTGCAGGGGCTTCACGAAGCTCATCGCTGTCCTCAGTGCGGCATACCTGCTGGTCGCTCGGTTCAGCCGGGCATCCTGCGGTTTGCGCCGCCGACGTGGCTCGGCGTCGTGCGGTCGGGATTGCTCCTGGAGTTCTGGACGATCATCACCATTATTGTTCTGTCGGTCATCGGAATCGCCGGGGGCATTGTCTGGGTGATGGGAGCGTTTAAGAGTTCCAAAGGCCCGCCGGACTTCCAGGCGATGATGGGCAGGTCGCCTCTGATCACTGTCGCCATCCCGATCATTGGTGTCATCGTCAGCGGCCTGCTCACCTACGGCATCTGGCTGATCACCACGCCCGAACCGCAACCGGGCGCGGCGTACGAAGGCCCCAAAACCCGTCAGACCGCCCGCGGACTCGCTCTTTTCTCGTTCGCGATTAGCGCGACGTCGGTCGTGATTCAAATGGCGGGGCTGCTTGGCGACCCGATCGTTGTCGGAGTCGTCCAGAGTGTTGCAACGCTGGTGAGCGCGTCCAGCTTCGTCGCTCTACTACTGGTGCTCGCAGAACTCAGCGCATACGTGCCGGACATCAAACTCGCTGCGCGAGCGCGAACCACCGGCTGGTGTGGAGGCATCGGCATGGCGGTGATGGGAGCGATGCAAGTCCTGACCGCGGTCATGGTCGGCGACGGACGACAGTTCGCGTCGCGAGGCACGCCGCCGGGCGGGGCCTTCATGGTGGCCGGGTGTTTCAACGCGCTGGTCGGGCTCTTCGTTGTGGTGTGCTACATCATTTACCTGGTCACCCTGTACCAGGTCGCCGGCCGGGTCCGGCAGGCGAAGGACTACAGCCAGAGCATTCTGCAGCAGCCGAAGGGGCAGGCGCCTGTTCCCGCGCAGCCCGTCAGCCCAATGCCGCCGCAGGAACTTTAG
- a CDS encoding DMT family transporter, whose product MSPSPAGVGILLIVTLIWGTTFVATKALVGGAAAPLGPGAATFWRFAIATVCFMPLVVGRPVPRGIWLAGLNLSFWLWAGYATQAIGLKYTTVNRSAFVTSLNVVFVPILTVMAGRKVGRLVWVMVGVALAGAALLTYDGSQPNIGDLWTLGCAVTYATYIMRLERYANHFSTRALTMAQLVGVAAFSLPWMIGEATFTGAGWGNWSPGVLVAILYMGVVATLLTTWLQAIGQKSVPGVHASLLYTTEPVFASAFAMAFFGESMGFNGWLGASLILTAAVASQAFPMLARRTNGSGASPSLDRTATESP is encoded by the coding sequence GTGTCACCGTCACCCGCGGGCGTCGGAATCCTCCTGATCGTCACGCTCATCTGGGGAACCACATTCGTCGCCACCAAGGCATTGGTCGGCGGTGCCGCCGCGCCGCTGGGACCCGGCGCGGCCACGTTCTGGCGGTTTGCAATTGCGACGGTGTGCTTTATGCCCCTGGTCGTCGGCCGGCCTGTGCCACGGGGTATCTGGCTCGCGGGTTTGAACCTCAGCTTCTGGCTCTGGGCCGGGTACGCCACGCAGGCCATCGGCCTGAAGTACACCACCGTCAACCGCAGTGCGTTCGTCACATCGCTCAACGTGGTCTTTGTTCCGATCCTGACCGTCATGGCCGGCCGCAAGGTCGGAAGGCTTGTCTGGGTCATGGTCGGCGTCGCACTCGCAGGTGCAGCGCTCCTGACTTACGACGGCAGCCAACCCAACATCGGCGACCTCTGGACGCTCGGGTGCGCCGTCACCTATGCCACCTACATCATGCGGCTGGAGCGATACGCCAATCACTTCAGTACTCGGGCGCTCACGATGGCGCAACTGGTGGGAGTCGCCGCGTTCTCCCTGCCGTGGATGATCGGCGAAGCCACGTTCACGGGCGCGGGCTGGGGCAACTGGTCGCCCGGCGTGCTGGTCGCGATCCTCTACATGGGCGTCGTCGCGACCCTGCTGACCACCTGGCTACAGGCGATCGGCCAGAAGTCTGTCCCGGGCGTGCATGCCTCGCTTCTCTACACGACCGAACCGGTCTTCGCATCGGCATTCGCGATGGCGTTCTTCGGCGAATCCATGGGCTTCAACGGCTGGCTCGGCGCTTCCCTGATCCTGACAGCGGCGGTCGCCAGCCAGGCCTTTCCCATGCTCGCTCGGCGAACCAACGGCTCAGGTGCAAGCCCCAGCCTGGACCGAACCGCCACGGAATCTCCCTGA
- a CDS encoding type II toxin-antitoxin system RelE/ParE family toxin, producing the protein MTTRKVRLAATAKRDIEHALDWSLENFGEVQHDIYLGLIKDALSAIERDPTAPPARLRPELRKGIWTRHIGRRGHNARHLFVYRIKRNGDVDIARFLHDAMDITRHIPKS; encoded by the coding sequence ATGACAACCCGCAAGGTCCGACTCGCCGCGACCGCGAAACGGGACATCGAACACGCGCTCGATTGGAGCCTGGAAAACTTCGGCGAGGTCCAGCACGACATCTACCTCGGCCTGATTAAGGACGCGCTTTCGGCTATCGAGCGAGATCCGACAGCGCCGCCCGCGAGATTGCGACCAGAGCTTCGCAAGGGCATCTGGACACGCCACATCGGTCGCCGCGGACACAACGCCCGGCATCTGTTTGTCTATCGAATCAAGCGTAACGGAGATGTCGATATTGCGCGGTTTCTGCATGACGCCATGGACATCACTCGGCATATCCCAAAGAGCTGA
- a CDS encoding glutamine--tRNA ligase/YqeY domain fusion protein, protein MSNPADADGVKTTNPAATKPAKPSRAPAASQPAEGAEAEPQGQDFIRRIIEEDTRSGKWGGRIATRFPPEPNGYLHIGHAKAICLNFGVAEEYKGSCNLRYDDTNPAKEEQEYVKGIEADVRWLGFKPSTIVWASDYFETMYDYAVELINKGLAYVDDQTAEQIRKSRGSLTAPGVNSPFRDRPIAENLDLLERMKKGEFPDGSRVLRAKIDMASPNLNLRDPVMYRILHETHHNTGDKWCIYPMYDWAHGFEDSIERITHSLCSLEFENHRPLYDWFIDAVNKDRPKEKQIWHPQQIEFARLNITYVMMSKRKLRALVEDGIVKGWDDPRMPTLSGYRRRGYTPESIRAFCKHIGMNKFNSTVEFNVLENFLREDLNKRAPRVMAVLRPVKVVITNYPEGQSEELDAVNNPEDPAAGSRKVPFGRVIYVEQEDFMEVPAHKYFRLFPGNEVRLRWAYFIKCTGVVKDANGNITEVHATYDPATRGGDAPDKRKVKATIHWVSAEHAIDAEVRLYDHLFAKEDPDDFPEGADWKVNLRPSSLEVVPSAKLEPSLRGSAAGKTVQFERLGYFTVDPDTTAHKLVFNRTVSLKDTWAKEQKK, encoded by the coding sequence ATGAGCAATCCGGCCGACGCCGATGGCGTGAAGACGACCAATCCTGCTGCAACCAAGCCCGCCAAGCCTTCCAGGGCCCCCGCTGCTTCGCAACCTGCCGAGGGTGCAGAGGCCGAGCCACAGGGGCAGGACTTCATCCGCCGAATCATTGAGGAAGACACACGCTCCGGTAAATGGGGCGGACGGATCGCCACGCGCTTCCCGCCCGAACCCAACGGCTATTTGCACATCGGCCACGCCAAGGCGATCTGTCTGAACTTCGGTGTCGCCGAGGAGTACAAAGGCTCTTGCAATCTCCGCTACGACGACACCAATCCGGCCAAGGAAGAGCAGGAGTACGTCAAGGGCATCGAGGCTGACGTCCGCTGGCTGGGCTTCAAGCCGTCCACCATCGTCTGGGCATCGGACTACTTCGAGACGATGTACGACTACGCTGTCGAGCTGATCAACAAGGGGCTCGCCTACGTTGACGATCAGACCGCCGAGCAGATTCGCAAGAGCCGCGGCTCGCTGACCGCACCTGGCGTCAACAGCCCGTTCCGCGATCGGCCGATCGCCGAGAACCTGGACCTGCTCGAACGGATGAAGAAGGGAGAGTTCCCCGATGGATCGCGCGTGCTGCGCGCCAAGATCGACATGGCGTCGCCGAACCTCAACCTGCGCGACCCGGTCATGTACCGCATCCTCCACGAGACGCACCACAACACCGGCGACAAGTGGTGCATTTACCCGATGTACGACTGGGCGCACGGCTTTGAAGATTCGATCGAGCGCATCACCCATTCGCTGTGCAGCCTGGAATTCGAGAACCACCGCCCGCTGTACGACTGGTTCATCGACGCGGTGAACAAGGACCGCCCGAAGGAAAAGCAGATCTGGCACCCACAGCAGATCGAGTTTGCCCGGTTGAACATCACCTACGTGATGATGTCGAAGCGCAAGCTGCGGGCGCTGGTGGAGGACGGCATCGTCAAAGGGTGGGATGACCCGCGTATGCCCACGCTCAGTGGCTATCGCAGGCGTGGCTACACGCCGGAGTCGATCCGCGCGTTCTGCAAGCATATCGGCATGAACAAGTTCAACAGCACGGTGGAGTTCAACGTGCTGGAGAACTTCCTCCGCGAAGACCTGAACAAGCGTGCCCCACGCGTGATGGCGGTGCTTCGGCCGGTGAAGGTGGTCATTACCAACTACCCTGAAGGGCAGAGCGAAGAACTGGACGCCGTGAACAACCCCGAAGACCCTGCCGCCGGCAGCCGCAAGGTGCCATTCGGGCGGGTGATCTATGTGGAGCAGGAAGACTTCATGGAAGTGCCGGCACACAAGTACTTTCGGCTGTTCCCGGGGAACGAAGTCCGGCTGCGCTGGGCGTACTTCATCAAGTGCACCGGCGTCGTGAAGGATGCCAACGGCAACATTACCGAGGTTCACGCGACGTACGACCCCGCGACCCGCGGCGGTGATGCGCCGGACAAGCGCAAGGTGAAAGCCACCATCCACTGGGTGTCGGCCGAGCATGCGATCGACGCCGAGGTCCGGCTGTATGACCACTTGTTCGCCAAGGAAGACCCGGACGATTTTCCGGAAGGCGCCGATTGGAAGGTGAACCTGCGGCCGAGTTCTCTCGAAGTTGTCCCGAGCGCGAAGCTCGAGCCGAGCCTTCGAGGTTCGGCCGCCGGGAAGACCGTACAGTTCGAGCGGCTCGGCTACTTTACGGTTGATCCGGATACGACCGCCCACAAGCTGGTGTTCAATCGGACGGTATCGCTGAAAGACACCTGGGCCAAAGAGCAGAAGAAGTGA